A region of the Drosophila subobscura isolate 14011-0131.10 chromosome J, UCBerk_Dsub_1.0, whole genome shotgun sequence genome:
TGGCGCTTGCTGGCGTCCTGGCACCTGATGTTCCTTGGGCGGCTGCACGCACATCTTCAGCACCTTCTGCATGGGTCGCGTGAGCCGGACACCACTCAAGAGTCCAGGCTGGAAGGTTCCCCCGCCCAGAAGAATGTGCTCACAAAATATCTGGAAGTTGTTGTTCTGCTGGATGTGGGTGCACGCATGTCGCTCCTCGTTGCACATTCCGCGGCaggagtggaagtggcagtcCTTGTCGCTTTGGCACTTCACCCCACGGGACAGTCGCTTGTCCAGCTGACTCTCCACGTACACGTGCTCGGCGCTCTGATACTTGAGGCGACGCTCGGGCGTGGTGCCAAATCGATTCACCTGCATCTTGCACATTTTCAACGGCTCTGGCTTCATCTCATCCATGCGGAAGATGTACTCCATGATGTTGAGGGCATGCTTAAGCCGCTGCTGACGATTTGAGGCCCTGAAGGAGATTCAGAATGTTACAGGTTGAGCATAATGGATATCTGATGCACTTACAAATACTGCATAATGCTGGGATTTGATTGCACTATCTCCAGTCCCTCGGTGGCATAGTAGGGACCACACGACCCCAGCACTGTTGGGAATACAGACTCCTCGTCGAACAGCTTCCCCATCATGTAGTTGTTGTCCTTGAACAGTCGCCAGAAGCTAACCATCTGCTGTGAGTTGTCATCGGCAATTTCCTGGTTGACCAACGCGCGTATCtgaaagtaaatgaaaaagtTAGCCATGGACCAACCCTGGCCCTGCCGTTCGTAGACTCTCACCATGTTGTCGTCGAGGGTGACATTGTAGGCTAGTATAATGTGAAGCTTGACAATTTCATGAAACTCTTCAATCTTTGGGTAAATCGCCTCCCCTTTGGTGTTCTTCCAGCTCAGTTCATCATCGTTGTGCCTGGCCAGCTGTAAAAAAGGGCGTAATGAACGGAATTGGTAGTCATGACAACGCCCCGAAGTTACGCGACCTACCTTTACCGCATACATATCACCATTCTTTTCGGCCGTAAACAGAATGGTCTTCATGTCGTTCAGCGGACACTGGAAGTTGTCAAAGGTGGACTGTGTGCCGCAGAGCTCTTCGCACAGCGAACCACTGTATTCCTGCTGCTCAAACTTCTGGCACTGTTTTTCCAGAGACAGGGAAATTAATGAGATGATTTGGTATGAAATTTCGTAGCACTCACCATGAGATTGAGACTCCTGTGCGACATGAGCTTGAAGCAGAACTTGAGGTTGAGGAAGGCATAGCTGAAGAGGCCTACCGCCAGCAGCACCGCAATGAGAACCGTTCGCTGCATTCCAAGCCGAAATTTCCGACGAACGGCAGtcaacattttaatgaattttcgatttcattttggAAACATTTGCCACTGCAGCAGGACCTTTAGTTCGCTAGGTGTATCCGCCAGGTATGTATATACACTtgaagctgcagaagctgtCAATGAATCTGACACGAGTTCGGGTCCAGCACATGCGCAGTGGATGCGCATTCATCGATGTTTATCGATTACTATCGGACGACTATCGCACACCCAGCCAAAAGTGAAGAGATTGTCTGCATTTTGAAATTATTACTTAACGtataattctttatttatacTCTCTGCTAAATTGAGCAATTATTACCTTTACCTTTACTTAATTCAtcaatttttgtattcttcTATAAGGTTTTCatgtaatttgtttttcattcaAGTGTTTAGAGTTTcgtctgttttggtttttggttttgctttggtttttgttgttgttttcggttttcggttttcggtttgttCTGCTTTactaaaaattatttaaattcagAATCATATACCTAGGTCCAAGTTTtattgttgtatatttttaataatagaATTATTATTTTCGCATTATCCATCCTCCTGCTGCGCTGCACAACATTAGTGTCTATCCATTGTCTCAGTATCTGTGTCTTTTGTCTGTATCCATGTCTCGGTATCTCAGTATCTGTATGTTTTGTCTTTGTCTAATATTCAcctttctgtgtgtatgtacgtgtatTTATATACTTAAGATAACCGTTCTTTATGCACAATTTTAACTAGTTATATACACAACTATAGTATGTGGCTATGACAAATGctacaacaaatcaaataggtaaaaaaaacaatatcaTTCTAGGGGGATAAATGTCAGTGCACTCGACTCTGAATCGTCTTGCGCTAATTGTGTTTAATTCTGCTATATGTATGTTATATCTCAAAACGGCACATCACCacctcatctcatctcatctcctCTTTTTTATAgcgctctctcttctctaATGCTATTATCGATTATCGCATCCTATAtatccatttccgtttccatttGCTATACTGTCATCTGTCCATCTCCAAAGTACTCGTATTTAAGGTATTTTCTTGGTAAATTTGTGTCTCGCTACGTGAACATTAAAAATGGTATGCCTCGGCTTAGttattttgctttactttactttacttccCTCCCACCTCTCATACCTCATATTAGATAATTTCTTTAGCTTGCATTAGTCGTTCCGTGTTTCTGTTGGATTGTAGGCTGTTTATAAGTATGCTGTTGCTCTGTTATATACATTCTGAAGATTGGAAAAGATCTCCCCATCGATTGGCCCTGGCCTTTAGCTTCATTTCGTAGTCGTTTCCGTTGCCAGCACCGTGTTCTCCTATCTCCTATCTCCGTTCCGTGTCTGCTGTTcgtgttgttcttgttttaaAGTATTATTTGTTTTCCGTTTAAACTTTATGCAATGTTAACATTTTGTGttgccttttattttcttttgattttgttacAAAATCGCAGCCGcttggcattttaatttggtttcgttttttgttcgtAGTTTTAACTCAttattgtttggtttttgttattttgttgcttttgttttggttttagttttgcttagttcatttaaaataatgtAAAAAATCTGCAAATTGCATGCGCTCATTCGTTAATTATGTGCCATTAAAAAATGTCTATGATTTCTCTATATGTATTCATTCTTATATTTACAGCAGttaatcatttttcatttattcatcttttgtttttggtttgtttttattgaacGTTGTTCGCCCCCTGTGCTCTATCTATCATATCATCTGTTTATGTCCGATCtacttttgttgttcatttacGTAAAACCTTTGTTTTTGGCAgtgcatttataattattattattttcggTTCACTATGTCTCGTAATGATTCTCCTTCGTTTCACTACAAATTAGGTTTCCTTTAGTTATAGTTTACTCATAAATTAAAGGTTATTAATTAATCAACAGCAgttactatatatatatatagatatatacaGTTTTCATCTCGTGTTTCGCAAGGTACTTCCGATTCAACggctatacatacatatgtgtttggAAATCAATCAATGTATATTCGAGTTTTCATTAAGTTTTgatcatttttcttttcttttcgaaAGCGAAACTGAGGAGATTAGAGGACTATCGAATATATCGAGTACATAATTGGAAGACAGTTGTTTTGGGGGATAATCTGGGGTGTGGGATAATGCACACAGAAAACGATATTGCGGGAAGTTGGGAGACTCAAAGCTCCCAATAAACGATATGGGAATGGGTCTTACTTTTGGGGTAAAAGAACTGAATCGAATCGTATTTGGTATTTGAGCAAAAAACGGCTTATTGCTTTGTTACAAAAATCGCAAGCAGTCCCTGAAGAAAGTCATCGTTCAATCATAAAAATTGCGCATATCAAATAAATGATAACAAAAATCACCACCCTTCACTCCTCCACTCCTTATGCAATATACTCGTATCtaagtatgtatattgtacgagtattgttgtgtgtttgtgtgggtgtttttGCTTATAATTCGATCTTAAAATCTCAactttctgctgcattttgcttCTCCGTTCACTGCGTTAAACTTAACTGTGCCAAAAACTACAGTTTGCCTTGTTGCTGCGgttgttttgttgctccttttggttattaatttgtaattgttaaatttattatttagttgcacgttgcacgttgcgtgtgttgcagttgctgaAACTCTAAATCTTGTGGCGCTGCTTCCGATGCAATCGGTGCATCCCTTAGCCTAATGTATCTTTAACTTGTAGATTTTAGATTGAATTCCCTACTCCGTTCCCATACCTTCTCCCTCCCGCTCTATCTGTGGCGGAGTAGTGGGGTGCAttattatttccatttgcctCGTACTCTCTTATGTCGCTATGTTATAATGTATCCTATGTATCTCCATCTATCTTTATGTCCGCTAACTTTAGTCAATTTAAGTACGCAAATTTCAAAACCGTCGCTTAATAATTAAGTTTGAATATACAAATGTTCCGGGTGTGTGCACGCGTACGTGTACTTAAGTATTTTGTCATTATCATCAAtcattaattattaaaatagtCGTTGTTCTGCATGTGGGTACTCCTTCCCTGTTCTCCCCTCCCTCTATCTCTTGTAGCTGTGATTCGTGATGCCTGTGTATCTGTGatttgtgtttcatttttgctTGTGGAGTGCATTTTGTGGTGTGTCTGTGATTTGACTCGCTGGCAACAGAGTTCTTGTTTGGCTTAGCACAAAATTAACCTTaactttctttcgttttctcatttctcatttttgGCAGtgtaaaaattgtaattaaatttaaaagatATATCCACAGGGGTTTCTGCAACCAGTCTGTGGGGATTATTCAGTTATTGCTTGtcgcgatgatgatgatgatggccgcCAGGGCGATGCTGATGTACAGCCACTGCCCCACTGTCCCACTATCATCTCAGTCCTCGTCCAGGCTCTGCGTCCGCCgctccagttgctgctgctgtcgtggGGGTGTCTGTGGAGACTTCGAGACCACCAGATACTTTCGTCCAAAGTAAGGCGAATCTATGGGATGGGACGATGGATCACTCTCTTACTTCTTCCGCAGGAAGTTGCGTGCTCGCTTGCGCACTCTCTTCAAGACCCCCGTCCCGGCCAGGGGGTCGCCGTAGCGCGTGGCATGTGCTCCCTGCTGTGGCAACATTGTTGGGTGGCCATGACCATGGGCGGCGTGGGTGTGAGCATGGGCGTGACTGTGGTGCGATTGCGTTTGCGGGTGCGATTGCGTTTGCGAGTGGTGATGGGCATGCGAATGCGTGCTGGAGGCGTGATAGTGATGCATTTGAACAAAGTCGTCGTCGCCAGCGGGATTGACCGAACCCGACAGCGGCGAACTCGGGGACATGGGCTGCGACAGCAGATTGTGCTCCGAGGCAGCATCAAAGGACTCGAAGTGatggaactgctgctgttgctgctgatgatggtggtgatggtAGAGCGGCTGTGGCGATGGCAGCGACGATGAATGCTCGCTGGTCGTAGAGGCATCCACTTGGCAGCCGCTGAACTCCTTGGGCAGCTCATCGATCCCCAGGGACTTCTCAAAGTGCGAGTTGCCCGACATGTTGGTGTAGTCATAGCTGGGGTAAGTGTACGGCAGATATCCCGCATGATGTCCCTCGCAACCCACCATTCCACTCTCGTCTGTGGTggagcctcctcctccacttcgGTTGTTGATGAACTTCACTTCGTTGGCGTTGCGCTCGAGGCTGCTGCTAAACACGATATTGATGTTGTTCGAGCTCGTCGACAGGTTGATGTTTGTCGGGGACATTGGCTCCGTTGAGGTGCCAGTCGTTGCCGTCgctgttgtcgtcgttgtttGGTTGAGATTCGTCTCCTTGGAGCTGGCCCTGTAGCTCTGGAAGCACTCCCCCGCATCGCTGGAGGCTGTGTTTGTGgtatttgtgttgttgttgttaccgCCGCCGATGCCTCCGCCACCCTGCTGGAAGTTGTTCTTGTACTGAAACTCCAGCGCATTGCTCGGCTGGAAGGGATAGTTCTTCGAGTTGTTGAGTACATCCGTGGCCGTGGGATCACCCTTGGACAAATACTGATGGATGTCCTCGCTGGTGATCTGCAGGTCCTGGTCCAGGTAGCTGTTGCACTGAATGTagttgttgcagcagttgtTGAACGATTCCCCTGGGTCCTGGTGGAAGAGCACCGTCGTGGACTCCTCCTCGAACTCGCAGTGGTAGCTGCTGCCGCGCCGCTTCCgggctgcagccgctgccgagGTACTGGGACCCTCATCGTACACGGAGCCACTCTTCCAGCAGGCCGTCTCTGCGCTGGTAATCTTCCTGCAGGGCTTCttctcgggctctggctcgggcACCTGCCAGGCAtccagcttctcctcctctcctcctcccacgGCGCCCTCAAAGTCCGTTGGCGACTTGCCGTCGGCCAGGAAACTCCAGCGGATGGGTGAAGGCGAGCAGGCATACTCCGGCAGATCGTTGCTCAAAGCTCCCTTGGAGCTCTGCCTCTCCAGCGTAGAGCCTGCCGCATCCTCTCCGGGTTTAAGCTCCGCCGCCATCTGCTTGGCCCTGTCGAAGATGGAGGTGAGAGATCCCAGTTGACTGTTCGGATGACTGGCGTTCAATCCCCGCAAGGAGATGGAGGTGTAGCTGGGCTGGCGAtgctgcaggcgctgctgcttccgcATGGCTGCGGAGGCTGACTTGATGGAGTTGTTGCGGCTGAGCGAGGACCTGGAGCCGTAGAGACTCGTCGAGTCTGTCTGGTAGCAGTAGTCGGAgctggtgcagcagctgctggggcgTCTCGAGGAGGAGCCATACAGATCCTCGGCGAAGAACTGGGCCAGCTCGGTgcgcgaggaggaggtgcagcaggACTTGCGCACCATAATCTCCTGCACCTCACGATCCGCGCAGCTGGGATCCTGGCAGGAATTGGTGGACACATCCGTGACAGAGCGATGGCGACGACTGGCAGCGCAGACACCGCCATGGCGCGTGCTGGTGCCTGCCACCGAGTGGTGCCCCGAGTGATGCGTGTGAGCTCCTGGCAGACTGCCGCTGCCCTGGCGACGACGTCTACggtaatgatgatgatgtgagTGATGGCTGTGCGGTGAGGTATGGCGACTATGATGcggactgtggctgtgtggcttgCGTGGCTGGTTCTGCAGTGGTTgtactggctgctgctgctgcatttggtgGCAGTGTGATAGGATGGAGACCGTCTCCTGATTCGGCTCGTGATTCGGCTTGTGGCTATGACTGTgcgctggtggctgctgctgttgctgtggcatctgttgtggctgctgctgctgcgaggggGCTGCTTGATCACACACAACATCCTTCTCATGGCTACAATGTACGTATTCGTGTGTGGCATATCGGGACTGGTGAtgcgactgctgttgctgcttctgcatgGACATTGGCATCTCATCAGCGCGACTCACGGACCGAACACTGGCAGTTTCAGGAGGTGAGGCGTTCCTCAGTCAAGGCCCGCTGTTCGGGCAGACAGGTGCTTGCTGACGAAGGTGATGGGGCGCAGAGGCACCGCTCCGGCCCTGGTGTGTACTTCGGCCGCCGTCTAAAAATCGCTCGGAAGCAGCTGCAGTGAagcgcagtggcagtgtcgtGGCAACAACGGAAATCGTGACAAATCAAAAGAGGAAGAACCAAACAAATCGAGAATACAAAAAGCGATTAATATAGCCGCCAAATTCGGGGTTTCAATTCGTTTGCGTGTCGGTTCGAGTATTTCTTAttaatttctttctttttttctgttttgttgttttctgggcgttgtattttcatttctttagCTGTGGTTTCGTTCACTCACTAATAAAACACAGTGCATGCAAAAAGTACATGCCAATAACACGCATGCaatcaatggaaaataaaCGCTTGTTCAAGTTTCATGCAAATATTCT
Encoded here:
- the LOC117894182 gene encoding LOW QUALITY PROTEIN: glucose transporter type 1 (The sequence of the model RefSeq protein was modified relative to this genomic sequence to represent the inferred CDS: substituted 1 base at 1 genomic stop codon), which translates into the protein MDKPCQINDMATIGDISSMIISPPTSSISNDQDPFGQLPPLPPPLRSTQVLQPLSVFPVSNLSEDSYDYVFGGRRKNPPSTTSQQLKLTSPPVRLRPEDAYRGGAENIQNNGRFYRHSFSYAPKRQRHTSSSSRDDRDRESRLRCHGEDEATLRQLLLDLQKQVSVMSMNLSAKLDELQRGDRHLETTVALCEIRTQLQELTKSVESCQSEVSEVKRDMVAIKHELDTVQQVKEEIEELREYVDRLEEHTHRRKLRLLEQGLTFFLTYSIFSAVLGMLQFGYNTGVINAPEKNIENFMKDVYKDRYGEDISEEFIQQLYSVAVSIFAIGGMLGGFSGGWMANRFGRKGGLLLNNVLGISGACLMGFTKVSHSYEMLFLGRFIIGVNCGLNTSLVPMYISEIAPLNLRGGLGTVNQLAVTVGLLLSQVLGIEQILGTNEGWPILLGLAICPAILQLILLPVCPESPRYLLITKQWEEEARKALRRLRASGSVEEDIEEMRAEERAQQAESHISTMELICSPTLRPPLIIGIVMQLSQQFSGINAVFYYSTSLFMSSGLTEESAKFATIGIGAIMVVMTLVSIPLMDRTGRRTLHLYGLGGMFIFSIFITISFLIKEFFGYVQEMIDWMSYLSVVATLGFVVFFAVGPGSIPWMITAELFSQGPRPSAMAIAVLVNWMANFVVGIGFPSMKTALENYTFLPFSVFLAIFWIFTYKKVPETKNKTFEEILALFRHNNGRSMLNCTNSLEPQSMNSGIEHAALMVSEEKTQHDSPASERFLDGGRSTHQGRSGASAPHHLRQQAPVCPNSGPXLRNASPPETASVRSVSRADEMPMSMQKQQQQSHHQSRYATHEYVHCSHEKDVVCDQAAPSQQQQPQQMPQQQQQPPAHSHSHKPNHEPNQETVSILSHCHQMQQQQPVQPLQNQPRKPHSHSPHHSRHTSPHSHHSHHHHYRRRRRQGSGSLPGAHTHHSGHHSVAGTSTRHGGVCAASRRHRSVTDVSTNSCQDPSCADREVQEIMVRKSCCTSSSRTELAQFFAEDLYGSSSRRPSSCCTSSDYCYQTDSTSLYGSRSSLSRNNSIKSASAAMRKQQRLQHRQPSYTSISLRGLNASHPNSQLGSLTSIFDRAKQMAAELKPGEDAAGSTLERQSSKGALSNDLPEYACSPSPIRWSFLADGKSPTDFEGAVGGGEEEKLDAWQVPEPEPEKKPCRKITSAETACWKSGSVYDEGPSTSAAAAARKRRGSSYHCEFEEESTTVLFHQDPGESFNNCCNNYIQCNSYLDQDLQITSEDIHQYLSKGDPTATDVLNNSKNYPFQPSNALEFQYKNNFQQGGGGIGGGNNNNTNTTNTASSDAGECFQSYRASSKETNLNQTTTTTATATTGTSTEPMSPTNINLSTSSNNINIVFSSSLERNANEVKFINNRSGGGGSTTDESGMVGCEGHHAGYLPYTYPSYDYTNMSGNSHFEKSLGIDELPKEFSGCQVDASTTSEHSSSLPSPQPLYHHHHHQQQQQQFHHFESFDAASEHNLLSQPMSPSSPLSGSVNPAGDDDFVQMHHYHASSTHSHAHHHSQTQSHPQTQSHHSHAHAHTHAAHGHGHPTMLPQQGAHATRYGDPLAGTGVLKRVRKRARNFLRKK
- the LOC117894193 gene encoding divergent protein kinase domain 1C, which gives rise to MLTAVRRKFRLGMQRTVLIAVLLAVGLFSYAFLNLKFCFKLMSHRSLNLMCQKFEQQEYSGSLCEELCGTQSTFDNFQCPLNDMKTILFTAEKNGDMYAVKLARHNDDELSWKNTKGEAIYPKIEEFHEIVKLHIILAYNVTLDDNMIRALVNQEIADDNSQQMVSFWRLFKDNNYMMGKLFDEESVFPTVLGSCGPYYATEGLEIVQSNPSIMQYLASNRQQRLKHALNIMEYIFRMDEMKPEPLKMCKMQVNRFGTTPERRLKYQSAEHVYVESQLDKRLSRGVKCQSDKDCHFHSCRGMCNEERHACTHIQQNNNFQIFCEHILLGGGTFQPGLLSGVRLTRPMQKVLKMCVQPPKEHQVPGRQQAPNMQLAVRLYNDLKQLYQAAAAAAGNEAGEDGPGPRQIEEHSGD